Proteins encoded by one window of Bactrocera oleae isolate idBacOlea1 chromosome 4, idBacOlea1, whole genome shotgun sequence:
- the Cyp49a1 gene encoding probable cytochrome P450 49a1 isoform X1, producing MSNLHKTTTALVKRASFSAAATAMPNAVTLPEALTHEPPRINTPKALAVEATKAKERYVKRAQKNQQIFKFIFIYFPLYGSAPLSHARPYTAVPGPWGMPVLGNSWRFAPLVGQYRIQDLDKVMKELHINYGKIVKVGGLIGHPDLLFIFDGDEIRNIFKKEETMPHRPSMPSLKHYKGKLRRDFFGDIAGLIGVHGKNWALFRQEVQQILLQPQTAKQYVPPLNEIASEFMQRIHEMRNENHELPANFLHELHKWALESVGRVALDTRLGCLSPDGSEESQQIINAINTFFWAVPELELRMPLWRFYPTKAYRSFVKALDQFTEICMRNISRTMDREDAALALQKSAGADSIVGRIVRKTGNRKLAAVLALDLFLVGVDTTSVAVSSTIYQLAKNPEKQQKLYEELRSVFPTREADIDQSALEQIPYLRACIKETLRMYPVVIANGRSLQTDAVIAGYHIPKGTHVIFPHLVVSNDPAYFPEPKRFLPERWLKRSETSVECPHAGRKIHPFVSLPFGYGRRMCVGRRFAEIELNMLLAKIFRKYKVEYNSGELVYKVNSTYIPESPLNFKLTLRAE from the exons atgtcAAATCTACATAAAACAACAACTGCGCTGGTGAAGCGCGCCTCTTTTTCGGCTGCTGCTACGGCAATGCCAAACGCTGTAACCTTGCCCGAGGCGCTAACGCATGAGCCACCAAGAATAAATACACCAAAAGCACTAGCTGTAGAAGCAACCAAAGCAAAGGAGAGGTATGTGAAACgagcacaaaaaaatcaacaaatattcaaatttatatttatttattttcctttatATGGCAGCGCTCCGCTATCGCATGCACGCCCTTATACAGCCGTACCGGGTCCCTGGGGTATGCCAGTGCTGGGCAATTCATGGCGCTTTGCGCCGTTAGTTG GCCAATATCGCATACAGGATTTGGATAAGGTCATGAAGGAGTTACACATCAACTACGGCAAAATAGTTAAGGTTGGCGGGTTAATAGGGCACCCGGATTTGTTGTTTATCTTCGATGGTGATGAAATtcgtaatattttcaaaaaagaagAAACCATGCCACACAg ACCCTCAATGCCTTCACTGAAACATTATAAGGGGAAATTGCGACGCGATTTCTTCGGCGACATCGCCGGACTCATTGGTGT ACATGGCAAAAACTGGGCGCTGTTCCGTCAAGAGGTACAACAAATACTACTACAACCGCAAACGGCTAAACAGTATGTGCCGCCATTAAATGAAATTGCCAGTGAATTTATGCAGAG AATACATGAAATGCGCAATGAAAACCATGAGCTGCCAGCGAATTTTCTGCACGAATTACACAAATGGGCGTTGGAAT CTGTGGGACGCGTTGCATTGGACACACGCCTTGGCTGCTTGTCGCCAGATGGCAGTGAGGAGTCGCAACAAATCATAAACGCCATAAACACTTTTTTCTGGGCCGTGCCTGAATTGGAGCTGCGTATGCCACTGTGGCGTTTCTATCCGACCAAGGCGTATCGCAGTTTCGTCAAGGCGTTGGATCAGTTTACCGA AATTTGCATGCGAAACATAAGTCGCACAATGGATCGCGAAGATGCTGCGCTGGCGTTGCAGAAGTCTGCCGGCGCTGATTCGATTGTGGGACGCATTGTGCGCAAAACGGGCAATCGCAAATTGGCAGCTGTGCTGGCGTTGGATTTGTTCTTGGTTGGCGTGGATACG ACCTCCGTTGCCGTTTCGTCGACCATTTATCAATTAGCGAAAAATCCCGAGAAGCAGCAAAAGCTTTACGAAGAATTGCGAAGTGTATTCCCAACGCGTGAAGCAGATATCGATCAAAGCGCTTTGGAGCAAATACCTTATTTGAGAGCCTGCATAAAAGAGACTTTGAG AATGTATCCAGTAGTCATTGCGAATGGCAGAAGTTTGCAAACAGACGCTGTAATTGCTGGCTATCACATACCCAAAGGT acACATGTCATATTCCCGCATCTGGTGGTGTCCAATGATCCCGCGTATTTTCCAGAACCGAAACGTTTTCTGCCCGAACGTTGGCTGAAGCGAAGCGAAACGA GTGTAGAATGCCCACATGCCGGACGTAAAATTCATCCCTTTGTCAGTTTACCGTTTGGCTATGGCCGACGCATGTGTGTGGGACGTCGATTTGCcgaaattgaattgaatatgCTGTTGGCGAAG ATATTTCGAAAATACAAAGTGGAATACAATTCCGGCGAATTAGTGTACAAAGTGAATTCAACCTACATTCCAGAGTCGccacttaattttaaattgacgCTAAGGGCTGAGTAA
- the Cyp49a1 gene encoding probable cytochrome P450 49a1 isoform X2, with protein MSNLHKTTTALVKRASFSAAATAMPNAVTLPEALTHEPPRINTPKALAVEATKAKESAPLSHARPYTAVPGPWGMPVLGNSWRFAPLVGQYRIQDLDKVMKELHINYGKIVKVGGLIGHPDLLFIFDGDEIRNIFKKEETMPHRPSMPSLKHYKGKLRRDFFGDIAGLIGVHGKNWALFRQEVQQILLQPQTAKQYVPPLNEIASEFMQRIHEMRNENHELPANFLHELHKWALESVGRVALDTRLGCLSPDGSEESQQIINAINTFFWAVPELELRMPLWRFYPTKAYRSFVKALDQFTEICMRNISRTMDREDAALALQKSAGADSIVGRIVRKTGNRKLAAVLALDLFLVGVDTTSVAVSSTIYQLAKNPEKQQKLYEELRSVFPTREADIDQSALEQIPYLRACIKETLRMYPVVIANGRSLQTDAVIAGYHIPKGTHVIFPHLVVSNDPAYFPEPKRFLPERWLKRSETSVECPHAGRKIHPFVSLPFGYGRRMCVGRRFAEIELNMLLAKIFRKYKVEYNSGELVYKVNSTYIPESPLNFKLTLRAE; from the exons atgtcAAATCTACATAAAACAACAACTGCGCTGGTGAAGCGCGCCTCTTTTTCGGCTGCTGCTACGGCAATGCCAAACGCTGTAACCTTGCCCGAGGCGCTAACGCATGAGCCACCAAGAATAAATACACCAAAAGCACTAGCTGTAGAAGCAACCAAAGCAAAGGAGAG CGCTCCGCTATCGCATGCACGCCCTTATACAGCCGTACCGGGTCCCTGGGGTATGCCAGTGCTGGGCAATTCATGGCGCTTTGCGCCGTTAGTTG GCCAATATCGCATACAGGATTTGGATAAGGTCATGAAGGAGTTACACATCAACTACGGCAAAATAGTTAAGGTTGGCGGGTTAATAGGGCACCCGGATTTGTTGTTTATCTTCGATGGTGATGAAATtcgtaatattttcaaaaaagaagAAACCATGCCACACAg ACCCTCAATGCCTTCACTGAAACATTATAAGGGGAAATTGCGACGCGATTTCTTCGGCGACATCGCCGGACTCATTGGTGT ACATGGCAAAAACTGGGCGCTGTTCCGTCAAGAGGTACAACAAATACTACTACAACCGCAAACGGCTAAACAGTATGTGCCGCCATTAAATGAAATTGCCAGTGAATTTATGCAGAG AATACATGAAATGCGCAATGAAAACCATGAGCTGCCAGCGAATTTTCTGCACGAATTACACAAATGGGCGTTGGAAT CTGTGGGACGCGTTGCATTGGACACACGCCTTGGCTGCTTGTCGCCAGATGGCAGTGAGGAGTCGCAACAAATCATAAACGCCATAAACACTTTTTTCTGGGCCGTGCCTGAATTGGAGCTGCGTATGCCACTGTGGCGTTTCTATCCGACCAAGGCGTATCGCAGTTTCGTCAAGGCGTTGGATCAGTTTACCGA AATTTGCATGCGAAACATAAGTCGCACAATGGATCGCGAAGATGCTGCGCTGGCGTTGCAGAAGTCTGCCGGCGCTGATTCGATTGTGGGACGCATTGTGCGCAAAACGGGCAATCGCAAATTGGCAGCTGTGCTGGCGTTGGATTTGTTCTTGGTTGGCGTGGATACG ACCTCCGTTGCCGTTTCGTCGACCATTTATCAATTAGCGAAAAATCCCGAGAAGCAGCAAAAGCTTTACGAAGAATTGCGAAGTGTATTCCCAACGCGTGAAGCAGATATCGATCAAAGCGCTTTGGAGCAAATACCTTATTTGAGAGCCTGCATAAAAGAGACTTTGAG AATGTATCCAGTAGTCATTGCGAATGGCAGAAGTTTGCAAACAGACGCTGTAATTGCTGGCTATCACATACCCAAAGGT acACATGTCATATTCCCGCATCTGGTGGTGTCCAATGATCCCGCGTATTTTCCAGAACCGAAACGTTTTCTGCCCGAACGTTGGCTGAAGCGAAGCGAAACGA GTGTAGAATGCCCACATGCCGGACGTAAAATTCATCCCTTTGTCAGTTTACCGTTTGGCTATGGCCGACGCATGTGTGTGGGACGTCGATTTGCcgaaattgaattgaatatgCTGTTGGCGAAG ATATTTCGAAAATACAAAGTGGAATACAATTCCGGCGAATTAGTGTACAAAGTGAATTCAACCTACATTCCAGAGTCGccacttaattttaaattgacgCTAAGGGCTGAGTAA